A region from the Pelobates fuscus isolate aPelFus1 chromosome 3, aPelFus1.pri, whole genome shotgun sequence genome encodes:
- the AKAP8L gene encoding A-kinase anchor protein 8-like, translated as MDSRARAYPGGAGYEFYDYTYDYGQGPTAFTENSWQTSYLTNPGNRATHSGLFRDASDGTFSSAGSSYDVPHHFKYGYSEPDVRYGSRREQRFLLPQQRAVTGNRGYPRGDFGASAVERGLSRPPPLFTPGQFPDLTEHQGLRAFKVNSCFGGGIKQQRRKWSRKFRSVQKTSLKDGGAPEKKQKTLTSTEDTDLKDTDTEAVCLDGETEVVGKSPKAGVDDKEGDAKELGRSVKDIEETVSDKKQQDPQNRHIRDKMLERIQFVCSLCKFRTFYDDEMNNHLQSDFHKEHLRYVRSKLYTQKADFLEEYATQKRKKTRESRQVIPDLNSTIQKIYRDHDLTQGLGMEHFVKKVEAAHCAACDMFIPMHSTTLQRHLKSPLHNQNCRNMMEQSKKCALAVARSILNNKLMNEKLDRYIKGENPFTEDRKENISGSNVAEMSASHKEGGALASSAPVMEADCSLEEDNTLEAPGDIVAKSHQLEVPQSTLEEESMLDSFAVTLSQENICEATKEVDVNASDEP; from the exons GCTATGAATTCTATGACTACACTTATGACTATGGTCAAGGCCCCACTGCCTTCACAGAAAACTCTTGGCAAACCTCATACTTGACAAACCCTGGTAACAGGGCTACGCATTCTGGACTCTTCAGAGATGCCTCAGATGGAACCTTTTCGTCTGCTGGAAG CTCCTATGATGTTCCGCATCACTTTAAATATGGATATTCTGAACCAGATGTCCGATATGGTAGCAGGAGGGAGCAGCGCTTTTTATTGCCTCAACAGAGAGCAGTGACTGGAAACAGAGGATACCCAAGGGGAGATTTTGGTGCTTCTGCTGTTGAGAGAGGGTTGAGTCGACCCCCTCCTCTCTTTACACCAGGACAATTTCCTGATTTGACTGAACATCAAGGATTGAGAGCCTTTAAAGTGAACTCATGCTTTGGTGGTGGAATTAAGCAACAGAGAAGAAAGTGGAGTAGGAAGTTCAGA tctgtccaaaaaacATCTCTTAAAGATGGAGGAGCTCCGGAGAAAAAGCAAAAGACACTTACTAGTACTGAAGACACAGATCTGAAGGACACTGACACTGAAGCAG TTTGTTTAGATGGAGAAACGGAAGTGGTGGGAAAGAGCCCTAAGGCT GGTGTTGATGACAAAGAGGGAGATGCAAAAGAGTTAGGACGGAGTGTGAAAG ACATTGAAGAAACCGTGTCTGATAAAAAGCAGCAAGACCCACAAAACAGGCACATCAGGGACAAAATGCTGGAGAG GATCCAGTTTGTATGCTCTCTTTGTAAGTTTCGAACATTTTATGATGATGAGATGAACAATCACCTTCAAAGTGACTTTCACAAGGAGCATCTACGTTATGTGAGGAGCAAACTTTACACGCAGAAAGCAGATTTTTTGGAG GAGTATGCAACACAAAAGAGAAAGAAGACCAGAGAGAGTCGCCAGGTTATACCAGACCTTAACTCCACTATCCAGAAAATTTACCGGGATCACGATCTCACACAGG GTTTGGGGATGGAACATTTTGTTAAGAAGGTCGAAGCTGCACACTGTGCCGCCTGTGATATGTTCATTCCAATGCACTCCACTACTCTGCAGCGACATCTTAAGTCTCCTTTACACAACCAGAACTGCAGG AACATGATGGAACAGTCGAAAAAATGTGCTTTGGCTGTGGCAAGAAGTATACTGAATAATAAGCTTATGAATGAGAAATTAGACCGCTATATTAAG GGTGAAAATCCTTTTACAGAAGATCGCAAGGAAAATATAAGTGGTAGCAATGTTGCGGAGATGTCTGCAAGCCACAAAGAAGGGGGTGCATTAGCCTCTTCAGCACCAGTGATGGAAGCAGATTGTTCACTTGAGGAAGATAACACTCTGGAGGCTCCTGGAGACATAGTTGCCAAAAGCCATCAATTGGAGGTTCCCCAGAGTACATTGGAGGAAGAGAGCATGCTAGATTCTTTTGCTGTCACATTGTCACAGGAAAATATATGTGAGGCGACAAAAGAAGTTGATGTAAATGCTTCAGATGAACCATAG